The stretch of DNA TCGAATGAGATCTTGGATGACTGAAGTGGAGAAGGGTTCCGTGTGAACAGTGGTTGATCACGGGTTAGTCGGTCCTAAGCTCCAAGCGAAAGCTTATGTCATATATAAAAGTCATTGCAAAGTTGACTTTATATTGAGCGAAAGGGAATACGGTTCCAATTCCGTAACCTATTGAGTATACGTTTATTGTGGGTCCTATTTTTTCGGAAATAGGTTTAAAGCTCATCCTGGTAACAGAAGCTACCATAGAGAAGCCGTCGAAGCATACCGAAAGAGTTATCTTTTCTGTTTCATAACTGTATTACCATGAAAGTCTTTTGAAGGGAGATATGGTAAATGAGTTAGAAGAGCATGGCGTTTACTGCTGTGTCGGGTATGTGTTCCTCGGACCTTGAAAATCTATGGTAGGGCCACGTAGACATTCTCAATAGTCCGTACCGAATATCCGCAGCAGGTCTCCAAGATTAAGAGTCTCTAGTCGATAGAATAATGTAGGTAAGGGAAGTCGGCAAATTAGATCCGTAACTTCGGGATAAGGATTGGCTCTGAAGATTGAGATGTGTCGGGCTTGTTTGGGAAGTGTTGCTAACTGTATTGCTAAAATATCTTATTAGGTATCCCTTTAACCGGGGTATATTGAAAGGATATGATTGTGCGGTACAATAATACGGAACTCTCAAGCTGTTACAATCTTTACAGATTATAACAACGACCATCAGTAAACAATCAGTTCAGAACTGGCACGGACAAGGGGAATCCGACTGTCTAATTAAAACAAAGCATTGTGATGGCTCTAACGGGTGTTGACACAATGTGATTTCTGCCCAGTGCCCTGAATgtcaatgtgaagaaattcaagaaagcgCGGGTAAACGGCGGGAGTAACTATGACTCTCTTCAGGTAACCAAATGCCTCGTCATCTAATTAGTGACGCGCATGAATGGATTAACGAGATTCCTACTGTCCCTATCTACTATCTAGCGAAACCACAGCCAAGGGAACGGGCTTGGAATCATTAGCGGGGAAAGAAGACCCTGTTGAGCTTGACTCTAGTTTGGCACTGTAAGAAGACATAAGAGGTGTAGCATAAGTGGGAGATATTCAGTAATGTTTATCAACAATGAAATACCACTACTTTTATCGTTTTCTTACTTACTTGATTGAATGGAGAAGGCATatctttattcatttatttcctAATAAATGATAATCTTGTGCACTGTTCTCGATCCAAGTGTCATGAACCGTTAGCACGTTTGTACGATTTTGATACAACTGGGGTAACTTGGTGCATCGAAATCGGAGTGCTAACATTTAGGTTAAGACACGATCCAAGTCAGGGACACTGCCAGGTGGGGAGTTTGACTGGGGCGGTACATCTCTAAAATAATAACGGAGGTGTCCCAAGGCCAGCTCAGTGCGGACAGAAACCACACGTAGAGCAAAAGAGCAAATGCTGGCTTGACCTCGATGTTCAGTATACATAGAGGCGGCGAAAGCCTGGTCTATCGATCCTTTTggctttaatgagtttttagcAAGAGGTGTCAGAAAAGTTACCACAGGGATAACTGGCTTGTGGCGGCCAAGCGTTCTTAGCGACGTCGCTTTTTGATCCTTCGATGTCGGCTCTTCCTATCATTGTGAAGCAAAATTCACCAAGCGTAGGATTGTTCACCCATTCAAGGGAACGTGAGCTGGGTTTAGACCGTCGTGAGACAGGTTAGTTTTACCCTACTGATGAATCATGTTATTACTATAGCACACTTGCGTAGTACGAGAGGAACCGCAGGTGCAGACCACTGGTACAATACTTGTTCGATCGAACAGTGGTATGAAGCTACGTCTGTTGGATTATGCCTGAACGCCTCTAAGGCCGTAACCAAGCTGAATGTAATAACATTAATGGGGCAATAATGCAAAACATCAGGTTTCATGTACCATTACATACTTGTATGGACAGAACCAAAGTTACTGATGATGCCTAATCACGTGAAAGGTTTATTTATTAACCATTTACATTATGCAATCATCGTTGTAACATTTCATCTTGTATTTGCCCAGAATCAATTGTAAACGACTTTGGTAGAGTAGGGTGCCGCAAGTGTTAGAGCAGCTGCCATACTGCGATTCACTCAGGCATATCCCTATCTCGATGATTCgcccaaaatattttactatgAGAGAAGTTTATACACAAGTTGTGTATTGTAACAgacaaaaagcaaaataagtTTCGGCCGTTTCGGcactttgcaaattttaaaattcttacgACAGTTTTTACcgtttgtaaaacaaaaagccgccattttgtgtctTGGAAGTGACCaaatatgtcagattataacttatttcaagacctttccaaaggttgacgctcccgaagattatgaaccatactcctgtgttaaaagataggaatatggttcataatcttcgggtaCGCGAGGTGtcatagaacttaagatatgatattcatcaaattgctgaatttattACCTTCTTTTCGTATAAACGAATTTTCTCCTCATACGGACGTTTCATCTCAAGAACTGAATCCGCCAACTCCATTGCTCTATCTCGCTTGGTCAAAGTATTCTTTGGAATTCATAGTTTCCGGTGATTatcacttaaaattaataatatgtaatagcatttttaatttaagtaaTAATTTTAACCGGCACACGCCTCCAAAACTCAAGACTGCAGTCTTGTAGTCCCCTTGTGACTACAGACTTTCTAAATCGGGTGGgagggtggcaaaaaaaaaaaaaaaaaaaaaaaaacgcctccaaaacttttttggacaaaaatgatttttggatAACGTTGCCAGAAGTTCCTGTTCTTGTCAATTATTCTTGTTGGgtgaataaataagaaaattttgtaaaaagaaatacaGTCCACTTATTAATTGTTACTTGTTAATGACATTGCCACACTGTGCAATGGCCTTGTGCCGGACAGTAATTTTGTCATACACACAGGTGCATTTGGAGACTCCGCAGAGCAACACCACCAACGTAAGTAGAAAGTACACCGGCCACAGAAGTAGGATCTTCGGCAACTTGAACTACATAACATGTCTAAAAGGGCCagacaaaaatacaaaaataataattaaactcCTAAAAGCCATGGCACCatggataaataaaaatttcatacttttccgaaatttcataaatttttcagaaaatatcATAACCTATTGTGGCGATTTTATCGCCGTAGAGATAAACGTCGGCTGAGTGCCACTACGCCCCTCCTAATAAAAACACCCTGCACGGTGTGTTCGAGAGCAGTCTGGGATAAGACGCGGACACGAGCACACCGTGCAAGCGTGGGCATCTCTTTCTCCCCCCTccccttatttttttttgcaaaggtACGACCCTCTGGAACACAGATGGGCCACTCCCTGCATTCCCTTGGGGGCCGTCCAGACCCTCCCCCCGTGGCCCTCAAAAGGCCTAACATTGTGGCCCCCCGAGCCCTATGTTGGTCGAGTGGCCGGGGGAGCATGCGAGGAGGTGGAGTTAAGGATGGGGCAGAAACCAGAGGAAAGCCATTTCTTTCCCTAGGAAAAAGAGCAAGAGCCGAGGAAGAGGAAAGGCGAGAAGAGGACCGGAAGCGCTCTGCTGGAAAGCCTTCTGGGCGGCCTATCAACACGCAGGCACGTCGCGAAAAGAGCCCTCGACGGGCATACGGGAGGAAGAAGGGACCAGGGTGGTCTGGTCAAGCTCCACGTCGCGGGATCGCCACCATGCGCCCTGCCCAGagagtttttatttcttctcctcctcctccctactttctctctctcttaacTTCTCCTTGCAGAAAATACAGCGCAGAAATTTGAATCCCTTACTCGTATCGTAacactataaaaaaaaataacacttACCAGTCAGCCGTTGAAGGggttaattaaatcaaaaaaaccacaaattaaaaaatatattttttatgttctgaATAcgcatttttatttgataacatttacatttttcaagtaaaataattcaacaaaacATCCATCCGTCCTTTATAGAGGCTTTTCTAGTTTTGTGTTCCCGAAAAAAATGTGCCGGAAACTcgccaaaaaatgttataattttgaatttttcttcctttttttattctttcgaaaaatatattgttaTTGATTAACGATATTCTGCATGATCGAGAAGCATTTATGTACACAATATATTGGCAATAGTTTATCACTGACTACATTCAATAATATAATCTTGCTTCATGTTATAGACTCTCTCTTTTCTATATagttaaaatatatatttattttttaatatattgttttatttttcttttgcgaaTAAAATGGCATTATAATGAGAAAGATCTCATGCCAAACGACcagatttaattcttttctctatGGCAGTGTCTACATTTTACAATTCCTACACAgaatataagttttttttccttttccttctaatatttttttttcaatcaacttgacaacatatttttttctttcaatctgAAGCATTTTGAACCACATTTATCATTGCTGAGAAGGAGGGTGTGTGGAGAAGAAGCAGGtagaataaatatattaagtttctttttcttaaaaggtGATCTCTCTACGAAATTTGCTGAACTCTTTGTTATCTACGACCAACATTGCAAACATCGACAAATTGTGACCAACTCCACTAAAATTTCTCCATTTAATTCTCTTCcatttaaaacttcttttctaCATACTTCAAGAAATGActatgtttttgtttttccttaaatacTCCCCCTCTTCTCAATCCAACccaaattgcataaaattccgccaagaataaaaaattatagaattgtttccatttttttgtaaaacaaaatattgcaaaatgaatgcttattcattttcatcggttttttctttaaatccatGCTAAAATTTCGTTTGgcataaatttaagaataaaaataaataaggaaaaaatattttcatgacgataatagaagaaaaattcacattttttatataattctaaaaaattatttttaagaaaaaaatcacaaaacgcTAAAAAGATGAGACATcgacaaattaaaattctacgctcaataaaaaaaagaaaaattttcgcGCTGCCTAATcgttaaaacttaaaattatttcgataaaatattgtttcttttttatcattaaaaatttctgtgatttttttttcgagtaattagatgaaagaaaaaattttaaaataaaatatttcacgcaTATgagaatatataaaaaataacataTTCTCATATGAGAGCTGCACGCTGCCCACATCAATACTTATCAATCCGGAGACTATAACGTGGATTATCCGGCTGTATCGTGAGTGTTTTGAGCTCATTGGGACTCTCGAGGGCATCTTTGGCGTGAGCAGCTGCAGTATCACAATCCGTTCGTCTCGAAATGAGCATCTTTATGTCCGAATGGAGGGACAATCGACCCGAACGTGATGTTTGAAATCTACaattaaaaagagaaattgtttaaccctttaacgtccaacgtgaaacataaaaacattgaaacatgcgctcttttatcgcgatttttattctatgaatttttttaggggacttttctcactcagaacgtcttctttgaccccttatgcgtgaatttgatgcatttgtaacatggaaaaacaattacattcttaaataattgaaaaaataaaatgtttcacgtttgggtcagcgtatgacccaaaaaaccttaaagggttaattttcattgatttttttgggaagtgTTGGCAAATCTTTCAAATTCAAAGAggcaattttgcaattttgacgcttttcaaactttttatgTACAACTTTGTGCGATTTTTGTATCTCTTTATCGTATTTGTCGTGTATCTGTGCACTTTTTCACAATTCTGAGcgattttacacaatttttacatttttctgtgaatttattgtttgtaaaatttaatatttgcgttttaatttaaaatcccaATTTCACAACAGAGGCCGCTTCGACTCTCTCTTTCATCGAAAAACGAACGTATTAAggggaaaaatgtcaaaaaacaataaatgtgaggttatgttttatATTCGATTGAGGGAGATGTCGCGAATTTCAAGTGTTGAACACAGAAGCGTGAGTCGCTaacaaaaaaggataaaatagTTATTTACAAAGCCTTTTGgatcaaaatctttttcaaaaagtgaaatttaagACTAAAGCTAGTCATTTGGCTATAAATTATAACTAAATTGCagttaattttgtgaaattattcaattaaaaaaagtgaCTTGAAAGTGAGGTTAAGTGAGTCggaaaaagtgaggttaagtgagtcgggaaaagtgaagaaGATGGGCAAAACGGCCCTATGGACATGAGATTCGCGGCcgtaaaatactaaaataaaaaaaaaagatttttattaaataattgggctttattcagcgaccaagaaacccttgaaatctttaaattttgtactgaaatttcaagatttcaagcggatttcaagggtttcttggtcgctgaataagggttaattttattatttgtggTGAATCAAACAACTAAATTCTTGGAAGAGATCACGGTGTTTACAAAATTCACCAAGAAGGACGAAAAATTTGTTCCTTTGAGCCAGAAAAACAGGATGCGAATTTGAAGTATTGGAAACCGGTTTTTAAGAGCACTATATAACACCACGCGTTTCTTCCCGGACGTGAAGAATtagggaaaataaattctatccGTGTCATTGATATATCGCAAATTCGGTGTCTTTGAGTACAATTGGAAGCATTCATTGGAAGTTCTTACATCTTTGGACATTTCTCTGCCCTTcaacttaattttaaaactaattaagtaaaaattcaaacttacTTGAGATGAATGACATAACGGAGGAGCTTCATTTGCTCCAATGTCGTCAAATTAGCCACCTCCCGGCCTGGATTGAGGTCCTCATCGAAAGCCAATACACGCTGTCGGATGAACGTTGTGGCCATATTGGGCATCTCCCGGAAATCATACGACACCACAAACATGCGCACCACTGTCCCCAATGGATTCAGCAGTGTCACCTGAATTGTTCCCGAACGTGGAATGGAATATCCCTTTCGTGAAAGACGTACCTCACACTGTGGAAAcaaaaagagatatttttgttttcatttcaacattaaatcatccattttggatttttgttcgatatttaaaccatttaaCAACAAATTGAACACCATAAATAAACCTTTTGGCCGTACTTTCTCTCGCACGATCATCTTCATTATTGATTAGGTAACGCATATCATTCCAAGATTGTCGTATTTACGATTTCTTTATGAATACACCAAACAGTAGTAAAGTAAGAGctttatttggaaaatgttaattaatttagtttgaaaaaaataagagttaATTTACTTCGCAAATCAGTCATGTTAGTTCCACCAAATATGGCCTAATGAAGGTTTTTTACACGCGCAATCACTCTCAGATTCTCCTATAGATCACATTGCAAAAGCTCTCACATATAGGAAAATGTCTCGATATTCGAATAATTGAATTGAGGAACAATTAATACTACATGAGCAATGTTCAGAATGATCTTGGAGGTGTTCACAAAAAGCACAATTACGgaaaagaaagaacaaaaaactcACCACATATGGCGTACTGATTGTCTCGCCGGAGATTTCGTAGAAGAAAGTTTTAGCGGGGATCGTGAGTTGTGTTGGACAGAAACTTCCGGATGCTCCCAGTAAGATTCGAAAGCCAGGAACTTGAAATTTTGGAACAATGCGCCTCTGTAGAAGAGATTCCTCCAGAGATCCTACAGAAGAATCATTtgtaaaaattagtttaacgCTTTAGAATTACCCTGAGCGGGTTTGGAACCTACCTAAAAGCCCTCTACGGCCGAATGGTAATTTCCACGTGGAACTCGATGAGAGCTTAATTGGTGATGTCATTGGGCTATCAATTGTGAGATCATCATCTGAAATCTGTTCGTCTGATCCGATGGATGATCTCTCGGACGATCGATCGGAGAGATGTCGTGATCTCCTCTTGTAAATTGCGGCGGATTTAATAAAGCGCGGCGAAAGGGTTTGTGAGTTGCCATTGAAAGTTGGGGCTGAATTGGATTTTTGCACAGGAACCACCGAATCATCACGTTCGGGTGCTACAAcgtcaaaattgaaaatatttcttatggGAATTGGGGAGGATTTATGCTCATGCCCACGCCGTTCATCGCTGAAGACACTCGAAAGATTGATCTTTGGTAGATTACGCACACGACTCAGGGAAGATCTTACGGTATTCATGACACCATTTGTTGCCATAAACCCATCGGATGTTGGAGCACCCCTCTGTGGTGTTTGGGCAGTTGCTATTGTGGCAGTTGTACCACTTGGTTGAGGGGGTGGAGTCCTATATTGATCTTCcacggaaaattcttttactgaCTTGGCCACCACATCGAGACTCATCTCATCAAACTGACTCAACTCACGACGCACATCAGTTGCTTCGGTTGCATAGCTGTGCTTTATCTTCTGCCTCTTGCACAGGCGACAATCCAAATCCCCATTGGCGCTATCACATGATCCTCTGTCGCACGTGTGATCGTGGGATCGACTCTTGGCCAATGCTGTACGTTGCATCGCCTGTAGCAGCATATCCGCTTTATTGAGCGGTGCTACCTTCTTGCACGGAGTCTCATCCTTGGCCAGATTCACAATAATATTATTATCACAGTTCCAGCATATGTATTGCATTTCATTGTTGCAAAAATCACATTGTGGAAAGCAGTCCATGAGATCGGTCTGGGTGGACACAGTGATCGAATCATGGACCATTGTGGCCGTTTGGGTCCCCTGTGTCATTTGATTGGCACTCCGTGCCTGTGGTGGGATACTGGATCGACTATCCAGGCACGACCCAATACCCTGGGACGCGAAATAGAGTGGTGGTCTGAGATCATTTATCGGTGGCTTGGGCACCATCTTATCCCCCGGTCCATTGTGTGCATTGCACGTATCCCCCGCACAATTCCTCCGTGCCTCCATCTCCTTCGGCATACACGGTGCTGCCACCACTGCAGCAACTTCCTCGTCTTCCTGCCCACTAAAACCCCCCGCAGCATTCATCCACTTCCCAAACATCTCCTCATCAGCTCCAtgcttcatcttcttcttatCGCGCCGCATTAGTCTCTTCTTGTACTTCTGCAGCTGCTTCTCCCGATGCAACACCGATGGCAGGATATCCATACTACTCATAATCTCCGTGGGGGACTCCTCATCAAATGTACACCGATGCTTCCCCTTCTCCATGCAACATGGCACCGAAATCATCTCCCTCTCCTCACTCACCGCACCCGCTTGCTCCTCATTGAGCTTCGGGATGCCATCCATGCGCGGCAAACTCTTCAGGCACACCTGAACCGCCACACCATCATCCAGACGCACATTCGGGAAATTGTGCACAAGGGGTGGATTGTCAAAGTGCGACACCGCATCGTACGACTTAACGCGATAGAAGATATCGAGACGCGGTGCAAGGGATTGTCCAAAGGAAATTCGAGGATTGTCGCGCATCTCCTCGCCGCTGGACAGCAAATCCGTCCATGCGGTGATCTGGGAAAAATGCAACTGACTACGTATTGCCGTGCACAGTGATGGGAGTGTCATAGCGGGCTCAACGGGTCTGCAAGGTAAACAATAGGTGAATTAAGTACAAATTATATCTTCACGCGCCGGAAAGATTGCAATCACATGACCTCACATGGCAATGGAATtcataataattataaaaaaactacttaattagaaaaaaagaattatatataatttagttGAGGATCACAAAGCTTGAATATCAAGGTTTATGCGGTTTATaatgctttgaaaaaaaaataacattatgAGAAAAAGACGAAAATCGGTTATCTATAAAACTTCCTGAATCAGAGTTGAAAAGTTAACCTGGAACTTTATTACAGATTTgagattaaagattttatataagaagtttaatatttttttctttgagcaaAAGGAAGAATATTGGGATAttaataagagaaaaataaagagagaaataaatcaactcTAAATACCGACTAAAAAGTCAATATGGCggccattttttttagttaaatcgAACGATTTTTCGTAGATTTATCtctttttatcataaaaaaccAAGTGGTGTTTATCTaactgaaaatattcggatgattcgccaaagaaagcaaaatattCAGAGACGAACTAAATTCTAATCGAAAACATACTGAATTCCAACCAGAAATATAGTAAAAACTGAAATAGCTCTGAATTCAATAtgaaaaagtactaatttaaagccgaaaaagtactaaatttaatcctaaaatgtattaaaaaagtAAGTTCTGACcgagaaagtagtaaattcaagctgaagaaagtactaaattcactaaattctagctgaaaatgagaatattcaaatcttcggaaatatcttcgaattattcgtcaaaacattcaaaatattcggcagataaacaccccttgtaagaaatatgaagaaaaactaattttatatgcaaaaaatGATGTCGtagcttaaagaaaaaaataaagattcgATAAATACTCAAAGTTAAAAGGAATTCTTTCCAGAGATAAATCAAGATTTTCCGGAAACTCAATATATCGAAGAAaacttgtttaaaaattatttttaagtaattttgtaaatatttaaataaaacagacACTTCTTAAccccattaaaattaatgaataataaattttcatttaactcAGATTGGTTTAGGTAATAcatccttttctttttcttaagaataaataGTAGGGGGCTCTCAGGAGAAGAGAACACTGaggccattttttttttaattctaagtATAAGACTCTGaattaaaacagaaaaatgCGCTTCAATTGCACTTTGTTGGAGGAAAGGGACGATTTTTTCATgctaattgaaaataaaaattcaattctattACAAAAATACTTCGAAAGAGACAActtccatttaaattttctttgaagtgttaaaaatggcataaaaaGTGAATATAAATCACGCAATGAATTCCCATGAgacttcaaataaataaattaaattcggTCACTGCGGAAGCTTATCTGATTCACTACAGGAGCTAATAAAAACATacatttatgtacattttaatcacattaataaatatttacgaTTCAGAGTGTTGAATTTCAGAATGGAGGGAATATTTCAAGGAAGTTCATCAcacaaaaatctcattaaaatctcaaataaattccatctCCTGTGGAATTTCCCTCATGGAGTTTTTTCAACTCAATCCTTATCTatacaaaggagtttattcaggccagtatgaaagatgatcctctatcgcagaacaattttaacccattccatcttgtagaggatcaaaaaacattgaagaatcgcgagagaaactccccaaaatccactgggatcacatcgaaaagtgcaaataaaaattgccaaaaaattcaaatattgcgacgccatttgacatttttatccctataaaaaatgtttgaaaacttttttgtagacttgtcgctcattttccgtggagtttttttctagtcaaaataaatgtttattatttcgtttctggagtgatttctacatctgaatctgtga from Lutzomyia longipalpis isolate SR_M1_2022 chromosome 1, ASM2433408v1 encodes:
- the LOC129797442 gene encoding protein Atossa isoform X1: MDILPAMHSGSCIAPSTPAFSVSIGIAALVLEGRSGTNDEEPRDASGSQQQLSSTSTASLWAKSDSVQNIHRLKQKLRQLRSAPSTSKDSAEYSQATGTMLTSATEDFDSDNDLEPIVKATATSSSASSSASSGDTASLLDSLQNLASTCLKSTKPRSLKAIGLFKSDLDTSFSSLRARSSSTSSVMSKEMMTKKCSSSTIVKKSSTSCGFHCEQFLKKIGVIKQSQDNDTEHYCSDLAESCCRWQMQYKQMAAILSRGNGICIEVYLGPEMQPLLLEQWIIQKIDKPVEPAMTLPSLCTAIRSQLHFSQITAWTDLLSSGEEMRDNPRISFGQSLAPRLDIFYRVKSYDAVSHFDNPPLVHNFPNVRLDDGVAVQVCLKSLPRMDGIPKLNEEQAGAVSEEREMISVPCCMEKGKHRCTFDEESPTEIMSSMDILPSVLHREKQLQKYKKRLMRRDKKKMKHGADEEMFGKWMNAAGGFSGQEDEEVAAVVAAPCMPKEMEARRNCAGDTCNAHNGPGDKMVPKPPINDLRPPLYFASQGIGSCLDSRSSIPPQARSANQMTQGTQTATMVHDSITVSTQTDLMDCFPQCDFCNNEMQYICWNCDNNIIVNLAKDETPCKKVAPLNKADMLLQAMQRTALAKSRSHDHTCDRGSCDSANGDLDCRLCKRQKIKHSYATEATDVRRELSQFDEMSLDVVAKSVKEFSVEDQYRTPPPQPSGTTATIATAQTPQRGAPTSDGFMATNGVMNTVRSSLSRVRNLPKINLSSVFSDERRGHEHKSSPIPIRNIFNFDVVAPERDDSVVPVQKSNSAPTFNGNSQTLSPRFIKSAAIYKRRSRHLSDRSSERSSIGSDEQISDDDLTIDSPMTSPIKLSSSSTWKLPFGRRGLLGSLEESLLQRRIVPKFQVPGFRILLGASGSFCPTQLTIPAKTFFYEISGETISTPYVCEVRLSRKGYSIPRSGTIQVTLLNPLGTVVRMFVVSYDFREMPNMATTFIRQRVLAFDEDLNPGREVANLTTLEQMKLLRYVIHLKFQTSRSGRLSLHSDIKMLISRRTDCDTAAAHAKDALESPNELKTLTIQPDNPRYSLRIDKY
- the LOC129797442 gene encoding protein Atossa isoform X2, with translation MHSGSCIAPSTPAFSVSIGIAALVLEGRSGTNDEEPRDASGSQQQLSSTSTASLWAKSDSVQNIHRLKQKLRQLRSAPSTSKDSAEYSQATGTMLTSATEDFDSDNDLEPIVKATATSSSASSSASSGDTASLLDSLQNLASTCLKSTKPRSLKAIGLFKSDLDTSFSSLRARSSSTSSVMSKEMMTKKCSSSTIVKKSSTSCGFHCEQFLKKIGVIKQSQDNDTEHYCSDLAESCCRWQMQYKQMAAILSRGNGICIEVYLGPEMQPLLLEQWIIQKIDKPVEPAMTLPSLCTAIRSQLHFSQITAWTDLLSSGEEMRDNPRISFGQSLAPRLDIFYRVKSYDAVSHFDNPPLVHNFPNVRLDDGVAVQVCLKSLPRMDGIPKLNEEQAGAVSEEREMISVPCCMEKGKHRCTFDEESPTEIMSSMDILPSVLHREKQLQKYKKRLMRRDKKKMKHGADEEMFGKWMNAAGGFSGQEDEEVAAVVAAPCMPKEMEARRNCAGDTCNAHNGPGDKMVPKPPINDLRPPLYFASQGIGSCLDSRSSIPPQARSANQMTQGTQTATMVHDSITVSTQTDLMDCFPQCDFCNNEMQYICWNCDNNIIVNLAKDETPCKKVAPLNKADMLLQAMQRTALAKSRSHDHTCDRGSCDSANGDLDCRLCKRQKIKHSYATEATDVRRELSQFDEMSLDVVAKSVKEFSVEDQYRTPPPQPSGTTATIATAQTPQRGAPTSDGFMATNGVMNTVRSSLSRVRNLPKINLSSVFSDERRGHEHKSSPIPIRNIFNFDVVAPERDDSVVPVQKSNSAPTFNGNSQTLSPRFIKSAAIYKRRSRHLSDRSSERSSIGSDEQISDDDLTIDSPMTSPIKLSSSSTWKLPFGRRGLLGSLEESLLQRRIVPKFQVPGFRILLGASGSFCPTQLTIPAKTFFYEISGETISTPYVCEVRLSRKGYSIPRSGTIQVTLLNPLGTVVRMFVVSYDFREMPNMATTFIRQRVLAFDEDLNPGREVANLTTLEQMKLLRYVIHLKFQTSRSGRLSLHSDIKMLISRRTDCDTAAAHAKDALESPNELKTLTIQPDNPRYSLRIDKY